One window of uncultured Trichococcus sp. genomic DNA carries:
- a CDS encoding amino acid ABC transporter ATP-binding protein produces the protein MIKTEKLTKSFGDKQVLKGIDEQINSGEVVVIIGPSGSGKSTFLRCMNLLEEPTSGKVIFEGQEINKKGVDIDSIRTKMGMVFQSFNLFPHLTVLDNIMIGPQQVKKVPKDKAEAIARKLLARMGMSEKADVYPQSLSGGQKQRIAIARALAMEPDMMLFDEPTSALDPEMVGEVLQVMKDLAMEGMTMVVVTHEMGFAKEVGDRILFMDDGQVMEQGTPDEIFNHPKSERTKDFLSKVL, from the coding sequence GTGATTAAAACAGAAAAACTTACGAAATCTTTCGGGGATAAGCAAGTACTGAAAGGCATAGATGAACAAATCAACTCGGGCGAAGTGGTCGTTATCATCGGCCCGTCCGGATCAGGAAAAAGTACGTTTCTGCGCTGCATGAATCTGCTGGAGGAACCGACATCCGGGAAAGTGATTTTCGAAGGTCAGGAAATCAACAAAAAAGGTGTGGATATCGATTCCATCCGCACAAAAATGGGCATGGTGTTCCAAAGCTTCAATCTTTTCCCGCATCTGACGGTATTGGATAACATCATGATCGGACCGCAGCAAGTCAAGAAAGTGCCGAAAGACAAAGCTGAAGCGATCGCCAGAAAACTGTTGGCGCGCATGGGCATGTCCGAAAAGGCCGATGTCTATCCACAATCCTTATCGGGCGGACAGAAACAACGGATTGCGATCGCCCGCGCTTTGGCGATGGAGCCGGATATGATGCTGTTCGATGAACCAACATCCGCGCTTGACCCGGAAATGGTCGGCGAAGTGTTGCAGGTAATGAAAGACCTTGCGATGGAAGGCATGACGATGGTAGTTGTGACCCACGAAATGGGCTTCGCGAAAGAAGTCGGCGACCGCATCCTTTTCATGGATGACGGCCAAGTGATGGAACAAGGAACACCGGATGAGATTTTCAATCATCCAAAAAGCGAGCGGACAAAGGATTTCTTATCGAAAGTCCTATAA
- a CDS encoding transporter substrate-binding domain-containing protein has translation MKKGLLKLAMGAMSILALAACGNTSETADSSATDSAATTTTDKLQEIKDSGKLVMGTSADYPPYEWHLVKDGKDTVVGFDIDIAQAIADELGVELEVKDMDFDGLIPALSTGKIDMIIAGMNPTEERKQSVDFTDIYYTQKDVLVIRTEDAATITSEDSLKTAALATQKATIQEDYLLENFPDAEIQSVPKWNTAIMSLTTGKVDAILMVETVAKQFVSQNDTLMIAEFDVQSDPNESAIAVAKNGGAFLETVNSILTEMKDSGKIEELIQINTQLMEDNTAE, from the coding sequence ATGAAAAAAGGATTATTGAAATTAGCTATGGGTGCAATGAGCATTCTTGCTTTGGCAGCATGCGGCAATACAAGCGAGACAGCGGACAGCTCCGCAACAGATTCAGCAGCTACAACAACGACTGACAAATTGCAGGAAATCAAGGACAGCGGCAAATTGGTGATGGGCACATCTGCGGATTATCCTCCATACGAGTGGCACCTTGTGAAAGACGGAAAAGATACAGTAGTCGGTTTCGATATCGACATTGCGCAAGCAATCGCTGATGAACTAGGCGTTGAGTTGGAAGTCAAAGATATGGACTTCGACGGCTTGATCCCAGCATTATCCACAGGCAAAATCGACATGATCATCGCCGGCATGAACCCGACTGAAGAAAGAAAACAAAGCGTTGATTTCACTGACATCTACTACACACAAAAAGATGTATTGGTGATCAGAACTGAAGATGCTGCAACCATCACATCTGAAGATTCATTGAAAACAGCTGCATTGGCTACTCAAAAGGCGACAATCCAAGAAGATTACTTGTTGGAAAACTTCCCGGATGCTGAAATCCAATCCGTACCAAAATGGAACACAGCAATCATGTCTTTGACAACCGGAAAAGTTGACGCTATCTTGATGGTTGAAACGGTTGCGAAGCAGTTCGTTTCCCAAAATGATACTTTGATGATCGCTGAATTTGATGTACAAAGCGACCCGAATGAATCAGCAATCGCAGTTGCCAAAAACGGCGGCGCGTTCCTGGAAACTGTCAACAGCATCTTGACAGAAATGAAAGACAGCGGGAAAATCGAAGAATTGATCCAAATCAATACGCAATTGATGGAAGACAACACAGCAGAATAA
- a CDS encoding amino acid ABC transporter permease encodes MDSTFFETYMPIYFQGAGYTIGLSISSIVLGVILGTGLALMKMSPNKFLSILANGYIQIVRGTPLLVQLFIIYYGLYVINIELPDFLSGVIAVSLNSAAYIAEIIRSGIQAVDKGQMEAARSIGMSKSMAMQKIIYPQAIKNILPALGNEFITLIKETSIVSVLGLRDLMFAANTVRGATFLPFGPLVIAAVMYFIMTSIVSKLVDILEMRLKQSD; translated from the coding sequence ATGGATTCAACTTTCTTTGAGACCTACATGCCGATTTATTTCCAAGGCGCAGGTTATACGATTGGCCTTTCGATCAGCTCGATCGTATTGGGCGTCATCTTGGGAACGGGATTGGCATTGATGAAAATGTCGCCAAACAAGTTTCTCAGCATATTAGCGAATGGGTACATCCAAATTGTGCGGGGAACACCGTTGTTGGTGCAATTATTCATCATTTATTACGGCCTGTACGTCATCAATATCGAATTGCCTGACTTTCTGTCCGGTGTCATCGCTGTATCATTGAACTCGGCAGCCTACATCGCCGAAATCATCCGTTCCGGAATCCAAGCGGTCGACAAAGGCCAAATGGAAGCGGCCCGCTCGATCGGAATGAGCAAATCGATGGCGATGCAAAAAATCATTTATCCGCAAGCCATCAAGAACATCCTTCCGGCTTTGGGTAACGAATTCATTACGCTGATCAAAGAAACATCGATCGTTTCCGTGTTGGGCTTGCGCGACTTGATGTTCGCCGCAAATACGGTCCGCGGTGCGACCTTTTTGCCATTCGGCCCACTGGTGATCGCTGCCGTGATGTACTTCATCATGACATCAATCGTCTCTAAATTAGTGGACATTCTAGAAATGAGGTTGAAACAAAGTGATTAA
- the pepF gene encoding oligoendopeptidase F, with product MTQEQLKNRADVPEALTWDVTALYKTRTDFESALNGLKAATAAFTTAYEGRLTEAKTILAALKEYEGLIETATLVDHYAMMPEATDLTDPDNVELSRQTANAMADISAQLTFFESELIGCDTVVLDQVVSEEARFASYIRHIKKNKKIQLAPEVEKALAQLAPTLDAPSAIYEQARLGDMDFGTFTVGGKEYPLSFVLYEDYYMYHDDTAIRRAAFDKFSAVLSDYENVVATAYYTQLQKEKTLATMRGFDSVIDYLLYGQEVTRDLYDRQIDTIMNDLAPVMQKYITHLKEIRGLDKMTYADLKIALDPEYSPEVSIEESQAMVQEAIAVLGQDYTDRIMQAYPERWIDFAQNIGKSTGGFCTSPYGTHPYILMSWANQLSDVYTLIHELGHAGQMILSNENNSILGSEPSLYLIEGPSTFNELLLTESLARKSTDARMQRFALTKMLSDTYFHNFVTHLLEAAYQREVYNLIDAGKSFDAGKLSEIKRSVLERFWGDAVEINEGAELTWMRQIHYYMGLYSYTYSAGLTIATQAFLRVKAEEEGAVADWLEFLALGDQLEAAEAAALAGVDIQTDQALQDTIHYLDEAVDQIITLSKELA from the coding sequence ATGACACAAGAACAACTGAAAAACCGCGCGGACGTCCCTGAGGCATTGACTTGGGATGTGACCGCACTCTATAAAACAAGAACAGACTTCGAGTCCGCTTTGAACGGTCTTAAGGCAGCGACCGCAGCCTTCACTACGGCATACGAGGGCAGGCTCACAGAAGCCAAAACCATCCTTGCCGCATTGAAGGAATACGAGGGGCTCATCGAAACCGCAACCTTGGTGGATCACTACGCGATGATGCCGGAAGCGACCGACCTGACCGATCCGGACAATGTCGAATTGTCCCGCCAAACCGCGAACGCGATGGCTGACATCAGCGCCCAACTGACTTTTTTTGAATCGGAACTGATCGGCTGCGACACCGTTGTCCTCGACCAGGTCGTTTCGGAAGAAGCGCGTTTCGCTTCCTATATCCGCCACATCAAGAAAAACAAAAAAATCCAGCTGGCACCTGAAGTCGAAAAAGCTTTGGCTCAATTGGCTCCGACCTTGGATGCGCCTAGCGCCATCTATGAACAGGCCCGCCTTGGCGATATGGACTTCGGCACTTTCACGGTTGGGGGGAAGGAGTATCCGCTGAGTTTCGTGCTCTATGAGGATTACTATATGTACCACGACGACACGGCGATCCGCCGCGCGGCTTTCGACAAATTTTCGGCTGTCCTCAGCGATTACGAGAACGTGGTCGCAACGGCCTACTATACCCAACTGCAGAAGGAAAAGACGTTGGCGACGATGCGCGGGTTCGATTCCGTGATCGACTATCTGCTCTACGGGCAGGAAGTGACGCGCGATCTGTATGACCGCCAAATCGACACGATCATGAACGACCTTGCGCCGGTCATGCAGAAATACATCACCCATCTGAAGGAAATCCGCGGACTGGACAAAATGACTTACGCCGACTTGAAGATCGCGCTGGATCCGGAATATTCGCCGGAAGTGTCGATCGAGGAGTCGCAGGCGATGGTGCAGGAAGCCATAGCGGTATTGGGCCAGGATTATACGGACCGGATCATGCAGGCCTACCCGGAACGCTGGATCGATTTCGCCCAGAACATCGGCAAATCGACAGGCGGGTTCTGCACGAGCCCGTACGGCACGCACCCTTACATCCTGATGTCATGGGCGAACCAACTTTCCGATGTCTACACACTGATCCATGAATTGGGCCATGCCGGACAGATGATCCTGTCGAACGAAAACAACAGCATCCTCGGTTCGGAACCATCGTTGTACCTGATCGAAGGTCCATCCACCTTCAACGAACTGCTGTTGACGGAGTCATTGGCGCGCAAGAGCACAGATGCGCGCATGCAGCGTTTCGCTTTGACGAAGATGCTTTCCGACACTTATTTCCACAATTTCGTCACGCACCTGTTGGAGGCTGCTTACCAAAGGGAAGTCTACAACTTGATCGATGCGGGCAAGAGCTTTGATGCCGGCAAATTGAGCGAAATCAAACGGAGCGTGCTGGAGCGATTCTGGGGCGACGCTGTGGAAATCAATGAAGGAGCCGAGCTGACTTGGATGCGCCAGATCCATTACTACATGGGGCTGTATTCCTACACCTATTCGGCCGGCTTGACGATCGCGACGCAAGCCTTCCTGCGTGTCAAAGCGGAAGAAGAGGGCGCAGTGGCCGATTGGCTGGAATTCCTGGCGCTCGGTGACCAATTGGAAGCCGCAGAAGCCGCAGCCTTGGCCGGCGTGGACATCCAAACAGATCAGGCGCTGCAGGACACGATCCACTATTTGGACGAAGCGGTCGATCAAATCATCACACTAAGCAAAGAACTTGCTTAA
- a CDS encoding ketopantoate reductase family protein, with protein sequence MKIETVAIVGLGALGILYGHHFTKAIGKERVRIVVNKERMARYREQGISFNGEPCDFQYVDETDASLAPADLVILAVKGTQLDEAIETARNQVGPDTTIISVLNGISSEEVIGAAFGGDKVVHCVAQGMDALRTGNDVKSVHIGELRIGIDVPEKKTRLDAVAAFFEETGLPHVVEADILHRMWAKFMLNVGVNQVLMVKEGTFRDIHKEGPIRDLMIAAMREVLPIAQKEGINLTETDLENDLKIIDGLTPLGMPSMRQDGLAKRPSEVELFSGTILKKAKKYGLPAPTNQYLYDQVQAIEATY encoded by the coding sequence ATGAAGATAGAAACTGTAGCCATCGTCGGATTGGGGGCCTTGGGTATCCTCTACGGGCACCATTTCACGAAAGCCATCGGGAAGGAGCGCGTGCGCATCGTCGTCAATAAAGAGCGGATGGCGCGCTACCGGGAACAAGGCATTTCCTTCAACGGAGAGCCATGCGATTTCCAATACGTCGACGAAACGGATGCCAGCCTGGCACCGGCTGATCTGGTCATTTTGGCCGTAAAAGGAACCCAACTGGACGAAGCAATCGAAACCGCCCGAAATCAGGTCGGTCCGGATACGACCATCATTTCGGTCCTGAACGGCATCTCCAGCGAAGAAGTCATCGGCGCGGCTTTCGGCGGCGATAAGGTCGTCCACTGCGTAGCCCAAGGGATGGACGCGCTGCGCACCGGCAACGATGTGAAGTCTGTCCATATCGGCGAACTGCGGATCGGCATCGACGTTCCCGAAAAAAAGACGCGTTTGGATGCAGTGGCAGCTTTCTTCGAAGAAACAGGCTTGCCGCACGTTGTTGAAGCGGATATCCTGCACCGCATGTGGGCGAAATTTATGCTGAATGTCGGCGTGAATCAAGTGCTGATGGTGAAGGAAGGCACTTTCCGCGACATCCATAAAGAGGGCCCAATCCGCGATCTGATGATCGCCGCCATGCGCGAAGTCTTGCCGATCGCTCAGAAGGAAGGCATCAACCTGACGGAAACCGATCTGGAGAACGATCTGAAAATCATCGACGGACTGACGCCGCTGGGGATGCCGTCGATGCGCCAGGACGGGTTGGCGAAACGGCCTTCCGAGGTCGAGCTATTTTCAGGCACCATTTTGAAAAAAGCCAAAAAGTACGGATTGCCTGCGCCGACGAACCAGTACCTTTACGATCAGGTCCAAGCCATCGAAGCAACTTACTGA
- a CDS encoding YwbE family protein: MDGKLRKNIKIGALVDIVLKKDQRTGKLTRGHVKRLLTNSPNHPHGIKVMLVEGDQVGRVQQIVEEA, encoded by the coding sequence ATGGACGGAAAACTCAGAAAAAACATCAAAATCGGCGCTTTGGTCGATATCGTCTTGAAGAAAGACCAACGCACCGGGAAACTGACGAGAGGGCATGTGAAGCGGCTGCTGACGAACAGCCCCAACCATCCGCACGGCATCAAAGTCATGCTGGTTGAAGGCGACCAGGTCGGACGCGTGCAGCAGATCGTGGAAGAGGCATAA
- a CDS encoding transporter substrate-binding domain-containing protein, producing the protein MKKGFMKMVLGTMSLLALAACGNTSGTANSAAEADGALQEIMDSGKLVVGTCADYPPYEWHLVQDGEDQIIGFDIDIAQAIADELGVELEVKDMDFDGLIPALSTGKIDMIIAGMNPTEERKQSVAFSDIYYTQKDALVIKSEDAEDIRSEDDLKEAGLATQKATIQETYLLENFPDAEIQSVPKLNTAILYLVTGKADAVLMVETVARRYVEENEGLEIADFDVASTPNESAIAVAKGSEEFLDAVNDILDEMEDSGKIEELIRTNIEIMDENIVE; encoded by the coding sequence TTGAAAAAAGGGTTTATGAAAATGGTTTTGGGAACGATGAGTCTCTTGGCTTTGGCAGCCTGCGGAAACACGAGCGGAACAGCCAACAGCGCTGCTGAGGCAGACGGCGCTTTGCAGGAAATCATGGACAGCGGCAAGCTGGTCGTCGGAACCTGTGCCGATTATCCCCCGTATGAGTGGCATCTTGTGCAGGACGGGGAAGACCAAATCATCGGCTTCGATATCGATATCGCCCAAGCCATCGCGGATGAGCTGGGGGTCGAGCTGGAAGTCAAAGACATGGATTTCGACGGCCTGATTCCGGCATTGTCCACAGGAAAAATCGATATGATCATCGCCGGCATGAACCCAACGGAAGAAAGAAAACAAAGCGTTGCTTTCTCGGACATCTACTATACCCAAAAGGATGCTCTTGTGATCAAATCGGAGGACGCAGAGGATATCCGCTCGGAAGACGATCTGAAGGAGGCCGGTCTGGCGACGCAAAAGGCGACGATCCAGGAAACATATCTGCTGGAAAATTTCCCGGATGCTGAAATCCAGTCCGTACCGAAATTGAATACGGCCATCCTGTATTTGGTGACCGGCAAAGCGGATGCTGTGTTGATGGTGGAGACTGTTGCGAGGCGATATGTTGAAGAGAACGAAGGCCTTGAAATCGCCGACTTCGATGTCGCGAGCACGCCGAACGAATCAGCCATCGCCGTCGCGAAAGGCAGCGAAGAATTTCTGGATGCGGTGAACGACATCCTTGATGAAATGGAAGACAGCGGCAAGATCGAGGAACTGATCCGGACGAATATCGAGATTATGGATGAGAATATCGTGGAATAG